One region of Dokdonia sp. 4H-3-7-5 genomic DNA includes:
- a CDS encoding aminopeptidase P family protein, translating into MKYDLIDNTLFIKNRKNFMAQMKPKSLAVFNSNDTYPVSADSTLPFEQHRDIFYLSGVDQEESILVLFPDCPKEQYREILFLTETNDHIAVWEGEKLTKEKALETSGIKTVFWLQDLEKVFAELMTYADTVYVNTNEHYRQSVALETREDRFTKWWKAKYPAHSVAKSNPILQRLRSVKDPIELDLMQKACDITNKGFRRVLGFVKPGVWEYEIEAEYMHEFLRNRSKKFAYTPIIASGNSANVLHYIENNNQCKDGELILMDVGAEYANYSSDMTRTIPVNGRFTDRQKDVYNAVLRVKDDATKMLVPGTMWEQYHVEVGKLMTSELLGLGLLDKADVQNENPDWPAYKKYFMHGTSHHIGLDTHDYGLLHEPMQANNVFTVEPGIYIPKEGFGIRIEDDLVIQENGAPVNLMGDIPITVEEIEDLMNK; encoded by the coding sequence TGGCGCAAATGAAGCCTAAGAGTCTTGCTGTTTTTAATAGTAATGACACTTACCCAGTAAGCGCAGACTCTACTCTTCCTTTTGAGCAACATCGTGATATTTTTTATTTAAGCGGCGTTGATCAAGAAGAGTCTATCCTTGTTTTATTTCCAGACTGTCCAAAAGAGCAATATCGTGAGATCCTTTTCTTAACAGAAACTAACGATCACATCGCAGTTTGGGAAGGAGAAAAACTTACAAAGGAAAAAGCATTAGAAACTTCAGGAATCAAAACAGTTTTTTGGCTTCAAGACTTAGAGAAAGTGTTTGCAGAGCTTATGACGTATGCAGATACTGTATATGTAAACACTAATGAACACTATCGCCAGTCTGTAGCACTTGAGACAAGAGAAGATCGTTTTACAAAATGGTGGAAAGCAAAATATCCAGCGCACAGTGTTGCAAAAAGTAACCCAATCCTACAGCGCTTACGTTCTGTAAAAGATCCTATCGAGTTAGATCTAATGCAGAAGGCTTGTGATATTACTAATAAAGGTTTCCGTCGCGTGCTTGGGTTTGTAAAACCTGGAGTTTGGGAGTATGAGATTGAAGCAGAGTACATGCATGAATTCTTACGCAATCGCTCTAAGAAGTTTGCGTACACACCAATCATAGCTTCTGGTAATAGCGCAAACGTACTTCACTACATTGAAAACAACAATCAGTGTAAAGATGGAGAACTTATATTAATGGATGTAGGAGCAGAGTATGCAAACTACTCAAGTGACATGACAAGAACCATTCCTGTTAATGGAAGGTTTACAGACAGACAAAAAGATGTTTATAACGCAGTATTACGCGTAAAGGATGACGCTACAAAAATGTTAGTACCTGGCACTATGTGGGAACAATATCACGTAGAAGTGGGTAAACTGATGACTTCTGAGTTACTAGGTCTAGGGTTACTTGACAAAGCAGATGTGCAGAATGAGAATCCAGACTGGCCTGCTTATAAGAAGTATTTTATGCACGGTACTTCTCACCATATTGGACTTGATACTCATGATTACGGATTGCTACATGAACCTATGCAAGCCAACAATGTGTTTACTGTAGAGCCTGGAATATACATTCCTAAAGAAGGTTTTGGGATACGTATAGAGGATGATCTAGTCATCCAAGAAAATGGAGCTCCTGTAAATCTTATGGGTGACATTCCTATCACAGTTGAGGAGATTGAAGATCTTATGAATAAGTAA